Proteins from one Archocentrus centrarchus isolate MPI-CPG fArcCen1 chromosome 8, fArcCen1, whole genome shotgun sequence genomic window:
- the tmem86b gene encoding lysoplasmalogenase, producing MDILETHAYHRRQRRNESCALFFFLLPFFLSAALYFYLWTPDSPPSIISAGVKSAPVLLLAVAVLSWNGGQSVLGVVGGLVFSAVGDCCLVWPELFLHGMSAFAVAHLLYSLSFLSRRYATHSSSCWTRFLYLVLFMVGGGYYIFLFPFLQKDPKADVLTPAVGVYFALIILMCALAARSGNVATLLGSLSFIVSDATLSVQVFKVMAPMQHGNSMVMVTYYLAQLLIAVGDMTVAEDTDDFSKWKRS from the exons ATGGACATCCTTGAGACTCACGCCTATCACAGGCGGCAGAGAAGAAATGAG TCCtgtgctctctttttctttctcttgccTTTCTTTTTGTCTGCAGCTTTGTACTTCTACCTCTGGACTCCTGATTCCCCCCCGTCCATCATATCTGCAGGTGTCAAATCTGCACCAGTACTCCTACTGGCTGTAGCGGTGCTGAGCTGGAATGGAGGTCAGAGTGTTTTGGGTGTGGTGGGAGGACTGGTCTTCTCTGCTGTTGGTGATTGCTGCCTAGTGTGGCCTGAGCTTTTTCTGCATG GAATGAGTGCATTTGCTGTGGCTCATCTGCTGTACTCACTCTCCTTCCTATCCAGACGTTATGCAACACATTCCTCTTCCTGTTGGACCCGTTTTTTGTATCTGGTCTTGTTCATGGTTGGAGGAGGTTACTACATATTTCTATTTCCTTTTCTACAGAAAGACCCAAAGGCTGATGTATTAACTCCAGCTGTTGGAGTCTACTTTGCCTTAATTATTCTAATGTGTGCATTAGCGGCAAGATCTGGCAATGTAGCAACACTGTTAGGAAGTCTGAGCTTCATTGTGTCTGACGCAACACTGTCTGTGCAAGTTTTCAAGGTGATGGCACCAATGCAGCATGGTAACTCTATGGTAATGGTGACATATTATTTGGCACAGCTTCTAATCGCTGTGGGTGACATGACAGTAGCAGAAGACACAGATGACTTTTCAAAATGGAAGAGGTCCTAA